A genomic segment from Mycoplasmopsis arginini encodes:
- a CDS encoding IS30 family transposase, with amino-acid sequence MNYTIKKYNHLTDSERIIIENYLKLNYSLRMISRLIKRSVSTLSREIKRNTNEFGVYEFKYASLKTKERFRHKYYFKFVDNKKFKNFSKAFLQKYDKKFFGIKSTYNYIKTKTKHCCPSLRTVFNWINTNNWVIKKYQKLRLYYKKGGKRTASVINRLVKSADYVFPIWTRPKSIDLRLEFGHWEADLVLGKRANGYNNVLTLTERKTRIGFARIIQSKSPHTINSELKKIIKDNKLQVKTITIDNGIEFEKIGILARWMNIKIYRAEPYASFQRGSNEHWNGILRREFKKGFNFNTITQEKLDSVVNQINNMTREILNWKTPLQMYLENTK; translated from the coding sequence ATGAATTATACAATAAAAAAATATAACCATTTAACAGATTCTGAAAGAATAATTATTGAAAATTACTTAAAGTTAAATTATTCTCTTCGTATGATTTCAAGATTAATTAAACGAAGTGTATCAACCTTAAGTAGGGAAATAAAAAGGAATACAAATGAATTTGGAGTTTATGAATTTAAATATGCTAGTTTAAAAACAAAAGAAAGATTTAGACATAAGTATTATTTTAAATTTGTCGATAACAAAAAATTCAAAAATTTTTCTAAGGCTTTTTTACAAAAATATGACAAAAAGTTTTTTGGCATAAAGTCAACATATAATTATATAAAAACTAAAACAAAGCACTGTTGCCCTTCTTTGAGAACAGTGTTTAATTGAATAAATACTAATAATTGAGTTATAAAAAAGTATCAAAAATTAAGACTATATTATAAAAAAGGTGGTAAAAGAACTGCATCTGTAATAAATCGGCTTGTAAAATCAGCTGATTATGTTTTTCCAATATGAACCCGACCTAAATCTATAGATTTAAGACTTGAGTTTGGACACTGAGAAGCAGATTTGGTTTTAGGAAAAAGAGCAAATGGATATAATAATGTTTTAACTTTAACCGAAAGAAAAACAAGAATTGGGTTTGCAAGAATAATACAAAGCAAATCACCACATACAATTAATTCAGAACTAAAAAAGATTATAAAAGATAATAAATTACAAGTAAAAACAATAACAATAGACAACGGTATTGAATTTGAAAAAATAGGTATTTTAGCTAGATGAATGAATATAAAAATTTATAGAGCTGAGCCTTATGCATCTTTTCAAAGAGGATCAAATGAACATTGAAATGGAATTTTAAGAAGGGAATTTAAAAAAGGATTTAACTTTAATACTATAACGCAAGAAAAATTAGATTCGGTTGTTAACCAAATAAATAATATGACACGCGAAATACTAAATTGGAAAACACCGCTACAAATGTATTTAGAAAATACTAAATAA
- the rplA gene encoding 50S ribosomal protein L1 — MAKRVTKNAKVLKTLVNKKDVYSLADAIELAKKASFAKFDESLDIAIKLNLDTRKSDQQLRGAVVLPNGTGKSVRVLVATDEVSAQKAALDAGADFVYASSELPEVLNQDKYNFDVIVADPKMMLVLGKYGKKLGPKGLMPNPKTGTVTTNPAKAVEELKKGKANYRADKGGIIHASVGKKSMATELLVQNAETLIQTVKRLKPQTVKGTYVLNIVVSTSMGASVKVKID; from the coding sequence ATGGCTAAAAGAGTTACAAAAAATGCTAAAGTTTTAAAAACATTAGTTAACAAAAAAGATGTTTATTCATTAGCGGATGCTATTGAATTAGCAAAAAAAGCGTCATTTGCAAAATTTGATGAATCTTTAGATATTGCTATCAAATTAAACCTAGATACTAGAAAATCAGACCAACAATTACGTGGAGCTGTTGTGTTACCAAACGGTACAGGTAAAAGCGTTAGAGTTTTAGTTGCTACCGATGAAGTTTCAGCACAAAAGGCTGCTTTAGATGCTGGTGCAGACTTTGTTTATGCATCTTCTGAATTACCTGAAGTATTAAATCAAGATAAATATAACTTTGATGTTATCGTTGCGGATCCTAAAATGATGTTAGTTTTAGGTAAATATGGTAAAAAACTTGGACCTAAAGGTTTAATGCCTAACCCAAAAACTGGAACAGTTACAACAAACCCTGCGAAAGCAGTTGAAGAACTTAAAAAAGGTAAGGCTAATTACCGTGCTGATAAAGGTGGAATTATCCATGCTTCAGTTGGTAAAAAATCAATGGCTACTGAATTATTAGTTCAAAATGCTGAAACTTTAATCCAAACAGTTAAGAGATTAAAACCTCAAACAGTTAAAGGTACATATGTTTTAAACATTGTAGTTTCAACATCAATGGGTGCATCTGTTAAAGTTAAAATCGACTAA
- a CDS encoding gamma-glutamylcyclotransferase family protein: protein MEKEEKVYLFSYGTIQDELFYKNLLSPNCVRRPAILNGYAKCVDETKYFLLKKDIAHQVKGTLFEITKEELFMIDRWEMFPQYQRFQANVIATDTNEIVENVYVYTKLEYGKYYLATEEMGFSKSPNENELNLQSFIEIEKQTELFPLVDNAILYEVNDDEFEKIIHLTHPYLALVLDDKVNKNYLVEPYAILAVKLNEKKYALLISFGRKSTLNSIFYYHAMEDKMENAKINREFKPLYNFDIEFLNNKKPVKYINLKRDFQIDEPKFGIFEDKAYEITMKDFDIDPFRRLDIILKALEDNIK from the coding sequence ATGGAAAAAGAAGAAAAAGTATATTTATTTTCATATGGAACTATTCAAGATGAGTTATTTTACAAAAATTTATTATCACCAAATTGCGTTAGAAGACCCGCAATTTTAAATGGCTATGCTAAATGTGTTGATGAAACAAAATACTTTTTATTAAAGAAAGATATTGCACATCAAGTTAAAGGAACACTTTTTGAAATCACTAAAGAAGAGTTATTTATGATTGATAGATGAGAAATGTTTCCACAATATCAAAGATTTCAAGCCAATGTTATTGCTACTGATACAAATGAAATTGTTGAAAATGTTTATGTTTACACAAAACTAGAATATGGTAAATATTATTTAGCAACAGAAGAAATGGGATTTTCAAAATCACCTAATGAAAATGAATTAAACCTACAATCATTTATTGAAATTGAAAAACAAACAGAACTATTTCCATTAGTGGATAATGCTATTTTATACGAAGTAAATGATGATGAATTTGAAAAAATAATTCATTTAACACACCCATATTTAGCTTTAGTTTTAGATGATAAGGTTAATAAAAATTATTTAGTAGAACCTTATGCTATTTTAGCAGTTAAACTAAATGAAAAAAAATATGCACTTTTAATTTCATTTGGAAGAAAAAGCACTTTAAACAGTATTTTTTACTATCACGCTATGGAAGACAAAATGGAAAATGCTAAAATAAACCGTGAATTTAAACCGCTTTACAATTTTGATATTGAATTTTTAAACAATAAAAAACCAGTCAAATATATCAATTTAAAAAGAGATTTTCAAATAGATGAACCTAAATTTGGTATTTTTGAAGACAAAGCATATGAAATTACTATGAAAGACTTTGATATTGATCCTTTTAGAAGATTAGATATTATATTAAAAGCGCTTGAAGATAACATTAAATAA
- the rpsD gene encoding 30S ribosomal protein S4: MSRFLGSIFKKSRRYGTSLLENNKEFTKGKKRTTTPGQHGAKRSKPSDYQLHMYEKQKVRFMYGLNERQFKNLFNVAAKKDGVTGTNLLQLVESRLDNLVFRAGFARTRAQARQFVNHNHVIVDGHKANIPSMIIKPGSVIEIKASLENNANVKDALEVMTTAAWLTRENNKVTYTRLPERNEFAKEIDESLIVEYYNRR; encoded by the coding sequence ATGTCAAGATTCTTAGGATCAATTTTTAAAAAATCAAGAAGATATGGTACATCACTTTTAGAAAATAATAAAGAATTTACAAAAGGTAAGAAAAGAACAACAACTCCAGGACAACATGGTGCTAAAAGATCAAAACCATCAGATTATCAATTACATATGTATGAAAAACAAAAAGTAAGATTTATGTATGGTCTAAATGAAAGACAATTCAAAAACTTATTTAATGTTGCTGCTAAAAAAGATGGCGTTACTGGTACAAACTTATTACAATTAGTTGAATCAAGATTAGATAACTTAGTATTTAGAGCAGGTTTTGCACGCACAAGAGCACAAGCAAGACAATTTGTTAACCATAACCACGTAATCGTTGATGGTCATAAAGCAAATATACCTTCAATGATTATTAAACCAGGTTCAGTTATTGAAATTAAAGCTTCTTTAGAAAATAATGCAAACGTTAAAGACGCATTAGAAGTTATGACAACAGCTGCTTGATTAACACGCGAAAACAATAAAGTAACATATACAAGATTACCAGAAAGAAATGAATTTGCTAAAGAAATTGATGAATCATTAATCGTTGAGTACTACAACAGACGGTAA
- a CDS encoding extracellular solute-binding protein — protein sequence MNKKVFLGLLSSVISPLTMAFCISCETREIEKVNLIIPFVQSHEKKAFNAISTLVDKFNRSLDNKYLNNKINIRNVFDKKKINYKVNLEMNIKDSRTPSLVISYPSIVPLIHNNNRLFDLTEIAKKSKIKEKILDFNNRLGFNNKNKIYSLPIGISSEIFIVNKKLLSYVLYSLYEFNKKENINNKYISNLKNSPFFANLILKYANLNKNNEIILFNKEQLKAWNLKLDEDILNYDDNFNYFIELLNKSMIDKKQLDILFIKHIENYLFENLFKKSDSNFSNFFLKYDENQKINYDNIFKKDSKENIEFKNEISSFYNKLKNNILYIEANKNLNIKNSKNQLFTFITSRAYEFNYKYFLENKNDLLIKNVPLRRNKTQEKGSFFMQGLFVSAIKSDIKEKNEVIQLFLNWLYNSENKLEWVVNNKKTILTPIEYLSFALSYVFPTENFVKENNKIFEANIANQLLLENIFDDNLVPLTDLVDDRSAKLRENIKILVSNYLLTKAKENASLDQTVNDFLVKLEELIK from the coding sequence ATGAATAAAAAAGTTTTTTTAGGTTTACTAAGTTCAGTTATATCGCCATTAACTATGGCTTTTTGTATTTCTTGTGAAACTAGAGAAATAGAAAAAGTAAACTTAATAATTCCATTTGTTCAATCGCATGAAAAAAAAGCTTTTAACGCTATTTCTACTCTTGTAGATAAATTTAATAGAAGCTTAGATAATAAATATTTAAATAATAAAATTAATATCCGTAATGTTTTTGATAAGAAGAAAATAAACTATAAAGTTAATTTAGAAATGAATATTAAAGATAGTAGAACACCTTCGCTTGTTATTTCTTATCCTTCAATTGTTCCTTTGATTCATAATAATAATCGTTTATTTGATTTAACAGAGATTGCTAAGAAATCAAAAATTAAAGAAAAAATTTTAGATTTTAATAACCGTTTAGGTTTTAATAATAAAAATAAAATTTATAGTTTACCAATTGGAATTAGTTCAGAGATTTTCATTGTAAATAAAAAGTTACTATCCTATGTATTGTATTCTCTTTATGAATTTAATAAGAAAGAAAATATTAATAACAAATATATTTCCAATTTAAAAAATTCTCCATTTTTTGCTAATTTAATTTTAAAATATGCAAATTTAAATAAAAATAACGAAATTATTTTATTTAACAAAGAACAATTAAAGGCTTGAAATTTAAAATTAGATGAAGATATTTTAAATTATGACGATAATTTTAATTATTTTATCGAACTTTTAAATAAATCAATGATTGATAAAAAACAGTTAGATATTTTATTCATTAAGCATATTGAAAATTATTTATTTGAAAATCTTTTTAAAAAATCTGATTCTAATTTTTCTAATTTTTTCTTAAAATATGATGAAAATCAAAAAATAAATTATGACAATATTTTTAAGAAAGATTCAAAAGAAAACATTGAATTTAAAAATGAGATTTCTTCTTTTTATAATAAACTTAAAAATAATATCTTGTATATTGAAGCAAATAAAAATCTTAATATTAAAAATAGCAAAAATCAATTATTTACTTTCATAACCTCAAGAGCTTATGAATTTAATTACAAATATTTTCTTGAAAATAAAAATGATTTATTAATAAAAAATGTCCCACTTAGAAGAAATAAGACACAAGAAAAAGGCTCATTTTTTATGCAAGGTTTATTTGTTTCAGCAATTAAATCAGATATCAAAGAAAAAAACGAAGTAATTCAATTGTTTTTAAATTGATTATATAATTCAGAAAATAAATTAGAATGAGTTGTTAATAATAAAAAAACAATTTTAACTCCAATTGAATATCTTAGCTTTGCTTTAAGTTATGTATTTCCAACAGAAAATTTTGTTAAAGAAAATAATAAAATTTTTGAAGCTAACATAGCTAATCAATTACTTTTGGAAAACATATTCGATGATAATTTAGTCCCCCTTACCGATTTAGTCGATGATAGAAGTGCAAAATTAAGAGAAAATATTAAAATATTAGTGTCTAATTATTTATTAACAAAAGCAAAAGAAAATGCTTCATTAGATCAAACGGTAAATGATTTTCTAGTTAAACTAGAAGAATTAATAAAGTAA
- a CDS encoding S41 family peptidase: MRKKFLFLASSLLTITPLTTISCFNFLNNGTDLEKPNVDQLIKSNFKVKKTGFKNLANLDYFIKSDNINLYFKDGENAQPYVDVEEIIKDLDGFFNNSLIKKSNDNNKLVLFNKNHKMEIDAESDNIFVSSGNFFNLVKSTSSTNYSRHLLFSGFKIENKYEINPSISFNLKKYNIDIIRKNERTYIPFSIFNTLFCSQNYYNLYYNGSKVFGQYFSFSEGDDNANQYRQGKFNNYNETEKDRKYNLDNLLFNLDYFYGLKNYKNINSFENYVDSLKHELLSTNSEIYNKAYAKLFFSKINELHTNFNFLNAFSNASKNVRDYAVGNYGSERLQHYQISQKLKNQRIDLEQKIYQDKYIVKDNFAYIILNSFRTASDQDVNNGHYLNDSFEFMKNTLEKISKNKKIKNVVIDISQNGGGNIGAMYRVLGLLTNNDIVSHSHEMQSNAKTTENYKIDANKDGNYNDNDAFDNFNYYILTSKNTFSAANSFSAIVKEMNIGKIIGQKSGGGTSSVLPLVLNDGTSILISSPSTTWYKFDEKEINSEYGVKPDILINYDDFYNLDYLAKNVIGK; encoded by the coding sequence ATGAGAAAAAAATTTTTATTTTTAGCAAGTTCTTTATTAACTATTACACCATTAACAACAATTTCTTGTTTTAATTTTTTAAATAATGGAACTGATTTAGAAAAGCCAAATGTGGATCAACTTATTAAAAGTAATTTTAAAGTTAAAAAAACGGGATTTAAAAATCTAGCTAACTTAGACTATTTTATAAAATCAGATAATATTAATCTATATTTTAAAGATGGTGAAAATGCTCAACCATATGTAGATGTAGAAGAAATAATTAAAGACCTTGATGGCTTTTTTAATAATAGTTTAATAAAAAAGAGTAATGATAATAATAAATTAGTGCTATTTAATAAAAATCACAAAATGGAAATTGATGCCGAGAGTGATAACATTTTTGTTTCCAGTGGAAATTTCTTTAATCTTGTTAAATCAACAAGTTCTACTAATTATTCACGACATTTACTATTTTCCGGCTTTAAGATAGAAAATAAATATGAAATAAATCCATCTATTAGTTTTAATTTAAAAAAATATAATATTGATATTATCAGAAAAAATGAAAGAACTTATATTCCATTTAGTATTTTTAATACTTTATTCTGCAGTCAAAACTATTACAACTTATATTACAATGGAAGTAAGGTTTTTGGGCAATATTTTTCATTTAGCGAAGGTGATGACAATGCTAATCAATATCGTCAAGGAAAATTCAATAACTATAATGAAACCGAAAAAGATCGTAAATATAATTTGGATAATTTACTATTTAATTTAGATTATTTTTATGGATTAAAAAACTATAAGAATATTAACTCTTTTGAAAATTATGTCGATTCTTTAAAACATGAATTATTAAGCACTAATTCAGAAATATATAACAAAGCCTATGCGAAATTATTTTTTAGTAAAATAAATGAATTGCATACTAATTTTAATTTCTTAAATGCATTTAGCAACGCTTCTAAAAATGTTAGAGATTATGCTGTTGGCAATTATGGGTCTGAACGATTACAACATTACCAAATAAGTCAAAAATTAAAGAATCAAAGAATAGATTTAGAACAAAAAATTTATCAAGATAAATATATAGTTAAAGATAATTTTGCTTACATAATATTAAATAGTTTTCGAACTGCTTCAGATCAAGATGTGAATAATGGCCATTATTTAAATGATTCTTTTGAGTTTATGAAGAATACACTTGAAAAAATTAGTAAAAATAAGAAAATTAAGAATGTTGTTATTGATATTTCTCAAAATGGTGGAGGAAATATTGGCGCTATGTATCGTGTTTTAGGACTTTTAACTAACAATGATATAGTATCCCATAGCCACGAAATGCAAAGCAATGCAAAAACAACTGAAAATTATAAAATTGATGCCAATAAAGATGGAAATTATAATGATAATGATGCATTTGATAATTTTAACTATTATATATTAACAAGTAAAAACACATTTAGTGCCGCCAACTCTTTTTCAGCGATAGTAAAAGAAATGAATATTGGTAAAATAATTGGACAAAAAAGTGGAGGCGGAACATCATCAGTTTTACCTTTGGTGTTAAATGATGGTACTTCAATTTTAATCAGTTCCCCTTCAACAACATGATATAAGTTTGATGAAAAAGAAATTAATTCAGAATATGGTGTTAAACCTGATATTTTAATTAATTATGATGATTTTTATAATTTAGATTATTTAGCTAAAAACGTTATTGGAAAATAA
- a CDS encoding NAD(P)/FAD-dependent oxidoreductase: MDNRFDVLIIGAGPAGLTAALYLARNDYNVAFIEGYAPGGKMVQQSKIENYPGFNFISGFELSINMLNQAKNNGAKQIFGMVSDIESISETEKVVTLQNGNKYYASAIVIATGMVNLVPTSVENIEKFNGKGVSYCAICDGALFKNQPCAIIGGGNSAFEESSYLASTASEVHIFVRDEVKAEARIINDAKKHSNIFIHYNSQILKLNGDDKVESIVANVDGEIKEMNIKGVFPYIGFKAATSFVSDKSLLNERGFIIVDKNMETKEKNIFAIGDVIAKDIRQITTATNDGTIVAKTISSRIVK; the protein is encoded by the coding sequence ATGGATAATAGATTTGATGTTTTAATTATTGGTGCTGGTCCTGCAGGACTAACCGCAGCTTTATATTTAGCTAGAAATGATTATAATGTGGCTTTTATAGAAGGATATGCGCCTGGTGGTAAAATGGTGCAACAATCAAAAATTGAAAATTACCCTGGTTTTAATTTTATTAGTGGTTTTGAACTTTCAATCAATATGTTGAATCAAGCCAAAAATAATGGTGCTAAACAAATTTTCGGTATGGTTTCTGATATTGAAAGTATAAGTGAAACTGAAAAAGTAGTTACTTTACAAAATGGAAATAAATACTACGCTAGCGCAATAGTTATTGCAACAGGAATGGTTAACTTAGTGCCAACAAGTGTTGAAAATATCGAAAAATTTAATGGTAAAGGTGTTTCTTATTGCGCTATTTGCGATGGAGCATTATTTAAAAATCAACCTTGTGCAATAATTGGTGGGGGAAATTCAGCCTTTGAAGAGTCTTCCTATTTAGCTTCAACTGCCTCTGAAGTTCATATTTTTGTTAGAGACGAAGTAAAAGCAGAAGCGCGTATAATTAATGATGCAAAAAAGCATAGCAATATATTTATTCATTATAATTCACAAATTTTAAAATTAAATGGTGATGATAAAGTTGAAAGTATTGTTGCTAATGTTGATGGTGAAATCAAAGAAATGAATATAAAAGGAGTTTTTCCTTACATTGGATTTAAAGCGGCAACTTCATTTGTTTCAGATAAAAGTTTATTAAATGAACGTGGTTTTATTATTGTTGATAAAAACATGGAAACAAAAGAAAAAAATATCTTTGCTATTGGGGATGTAATTGCAAAAGATATTAGACAAATTACTACCGCAACAAATGACGGAACAATTGTTGCTAAAACAATTTCTTCACGGATCGTAAAATAA
- the rplK gene encoding 50S ribosomal protein L11: MAKEIQKKAKLQFMAGQAKPGPALAGVGINMPEFTKAFNDQTRERGAEPVPVLITVYKDKSFDFKLFTSPTSFKLVQASKAKKGSGVPNKEKVGSISLEQLKEIAEYKMPDMNANIVEAAMRQVAGTAKNMGITIDGYEEWIKGSAN, from the coding sequence ATGGCAAAAGAAATACAAAAGAAAGCCAAATTACAGTTTATGGCCGGCCAAGCAAAACCAGGTCCTGCATTAGCTGGTGTTGGTATTAACATGCCTGAATTTACAAAAGCATTTAATGACCAAACAAGAGAAAGAGGAGCTGAACCAGTTCCTGTATTAATTACCGTATACAAAGATAAATCATTTGATTTTAAATTATTTACTTCACCTACTTCATTCAAATTAGTTCAAGCTTCAAAAGCTAAAAAAGGTAGTGGAGTTCCAAATAAAGAAAAAGTTGGTTCAATTTCATTAGAACAATTAAAAGAAATTGCTGAATACAAAATGCCAGATATGAACGCTAACATAGTTGAAGCTGCAATGCGTCAAGTTGCTGGTACAGCAAAAAATATGGGTATTACAATTGATGGCTACGAAGAATGAATAAAAGGAAGTGCTAACTAA
- a CDS encoding FMN-dependent NADH-azoreductase, which produces MSKVLVLYSSPITKEKSATYAVTKKFVEEYKKNNNEDEITEFDLNQLEMSLSGMNSNNFSSFFNEELSDKYIEILKNTDKLIIASPMINFNVPTVLKTFIDRIAVANKTFSYKYAKKGSSIGLLDHLKVQIIASQGAPYGWYLWASHVSYLEGVWNFLGAKVTKTILIDGTKVAPFNTYTPEQIVDAKIDEIKSAATSF; this is translated from the coding sequence ATGTCTAAGGTTTTAGTATTATATTCTTCTCCGATAACAAAAGAAAAATCAGCTACATATGCTGTTACAAAAAAATTTGTTGAAGAATATAAAAAAAATAATAATGAAGATGAAATTACAGAATTTGATTTAAATCAATTAGAAATGTCATTATCAGGAATGAATTCTAATAATTTTAGTTCTTTTTTTAATGAAGAATTATCCGATAAGTATATTGAAATATTAAAAAATACAGATAAATTAATTATTGCATCACCAATGATCAATTTTAATGTTCCAACTGTATTAAAAACATTTATAGACCGTATTGCTGTTGCTAACAAAACATTTTCTTATAAATATGCTAAAAAGGGTAGTTCAATTGGCCTTTTAGATCATTTAAAAGTGCAAATTATTGCGTCGCAAGGTGCGCCTTATGGGTGATATTTATGAGCAAGTCATGTGTCTTATTTAGAAGGAGTATGAAATTTTTTAGGTGCTAAGGTTACAAAAACAATATTAATAGATGGAACAAAAGTGGCACCATTTAATACATATACACCAGAGCAAATTGTTGATGCTAAAATTGATGAAATAAAATCAGCAGCTACTAGTTTTTAA
- a CDS encoding GIY-YIG nuclease family protein: protein MIDKKLIKNISTNPGVYFWKDKDGNIIYVGKAKNLRSRMSQYFDPKMQNSFKTPAMLEKIFSFETTVFNTEDEACIFERKCIKKYNPKYNVILPTQANFPYICIYKKPNDLKIELRNKYKKEKNCLYYGPIIQSKKYKLLSKYLTHLLKTKDGFILKKMSPLEIDLAFEKAKEILNFNKDFKSQLIEKIHFAANNYDFERASELKEILELIENKNLTQNIELKTKKSIDVFGIFIQEDKIFISILYYRFSSLINKKDFQFELSNYKDEFILNFIEDYYKKAEIPEIIVIEDQYKDLIFTNEIKNKINKNNSLNFQKLLSLATQNAKNDITNKIKKINNNINIELAINDLKNILEVDPNKFVIFDNSFQAKTKEIVGRAMVFHNGIKVKKYNRNFILNKNKSNNSDFNYMLQNVSKFFSDPNLANEVNLIFVDGSFIQISAAHQALKKLNVNLPIFGLIKNDKHLFDKLINEKNIEIIINNSNTINYLTNIQFEIDKEAKRAYNKRHNKKLFESLLTNIKGLGPKTEEKLLEKFATYQNIISANIEELSKYVSIEIAKEIKKIKL from the coding sequence ATGATCGATAAAAAACTTATAAAAAATATTTCAACAAACCCGGGTGTTTATTTTTGAAAAGATAAAGACGGAAATATTATTTACGTAGGAAAAGCCAAAAATTTAAGATCACGTATGTCACAATATTTTGATCCTAAAATGCAAAACTCCTTTAAGACACCTGCAATGTTGGAAAAAATTTTTTCTTTTGAAACTACAGTTTTTAATACAGAAGATGAAGCTTGCATTTTTGAAAGAAAATGTATAAAAAAATATAATCCCAAATATAATGTAATTTTGCCTACACAGGCAAATTTTCCTTATATTTGCATTTATAAAAAACCTAATGATTTAAAAATTGAATTAAGAAATAAATATAAGAAAGAGAAAAACTGTTTATATTATGGCCCAATAATACAAAGTAAAAAGTATAAACTTTTAAGTAAGTATTTAACCCATTTATTAAAAACAAAAGATGGTTTTATTCTTAAAAAAATGAGTCCTTTGGAAATAGACTTAGCTTTTGAAAAAGCTAAGGAAATATTAAACTTTAATAAAGATTTTAAATCTCAGCTTATTGAAAAAATTCATTTTGCAGCAAATAATTATGATTTTGAACGTGCCTCTGAATTAAAAGAAATCTTAGAATTAATTGAAAACAAGAATTTGACACAGAATATCGAACTAAAAACAAAAAAATCGATTGATGTTTTCGGAATTTTTATTCAAGAAGATAAGATATTTATTTCAATTCTTTACTATCGCTTTTCAAGTCTTATTAATAAAAAAGATTTTCAATTTGAACTATCAAATTATAAAGATGAATTTATTTTAAATTTTATAGAAGACTATTACAAAAAAGCTGAAATCCCTGAAATTATTGTTATTGAAGATCAATATAAGGATTTGATATTTACAAATGAAATTAAAAATAAAATAAATAAGAATAATAGTTTAAATTTTCAAAAGTTATTAAGTTTAGCTACCCAAAATGCCAAAAATGATATTACAAATAAGATTAAGAAAATTAATAATAATATTAATATTGAATTAGCAATTAACGACCTTAAAAATATTTTAGAAGTTGATCCAAATAAGTTTGTTATTTTTGATAATTCATTTCAGGCTAAAACAAAAGAAATTGTTGGCCGGGCAATGGTTTTCCATAATGGAATCAAAGTAAAAAAATATAACCGAAATTTTATTTTAAATAAAAATAAAAGCAATAATTCTGACTTTAATTATATGTTGCAAAATGTTTCTAAGTTCTTTAGCGATCCAAATCTAGCTAATGAAGTTAATTTAATTTTTGTTGATGGCAGTTTTATTCAAATTTCTGCAGCGCACCAAGCTTTAAAGAAATTAAATGTTAATTTACCTATATTTGGATTAATTAAAAATGATAAGCACTTGTTTGATAAATTAATTAATGAAAAAAATATTGAAATTATTATTAATAATTCAAATACAATTAATTATTTAACTAATATCCAATTTGAAATTGATAAGGAAGCAAAGAGAGCATATAACAAAAGACATAATAAAAAACTTTTTGAGAGTTTATTAACAAATATAAAAGGATTAGGGCCAAAAACCGAAGAAAAATTATTAGAAAAATTTGCCACCTACCAAAATATTATTAGTGCCAATATTGAAGAATTAAGTAAATATGTGTCAATAGAAATAGCAAAAGAAATTAAAAAAATTAAATTATAA